Part of the Aquimarina sp. TRL1 genome, TTCTTCATGGCGAAGGAAGAAAATTATTCGAGTATCTTATGAAAAATGGAGTTATTACTGATTGGAGAGAGCCGAATGTGATTCGGTTAGCACCTGCGCCATTTTATTCTTCTTATGAAGATATGTATGAATTTGGTCAAATTCTAAAAAAAGGAATCTTAGAAAAAAAGAAATAAAGACAAAGCATCTCCTCTCGGAGATGCTTTTTTAGTCCAATCAATTATATATTACTCTACAATAAGCGTGTATTGAGGAGTTTTGTTTAAAGGGCAAAAGTAGCTGTAAGTTCCTTTCTTAAGAGAAACTTTCTTGGTGCTACCTGTCGTTCCTTCTGTAACTACTTTTTTTACATACGCTTCTTTGATGTGGTTTTTAGGATTAGAAGCATCTGCTCCTTCTGGTATAAGAACAAATCCTACGTCAGTTCCTGCGTTGTGATTTGCGATATTGAAGATGTATTCTCCTTCTGATAAAGTCAGTTGTTTTTGAGTGAATTCACCTTTTGTTTGCTCGAGAGTAACTGTTTTAACATCTTGAGCTGATGCTGTAAATGTAATCGCTAAAACGAATGTAAATAATGTAATAATCTTTTTCATAAGTAAAGTGTATTTGTTGTTTAGTTGGGAAGGGAATATTCCCTCCCCGGTAAGTATGTATTGTTAATTTTTAGTATTAAACAGTTTCCAAAGGTTGTGCTAATGGAAAGTCTACAGGAACCTGAGTAGTACTGTGGATATAGTTAGAAATTGTCTTATCTCCTACTAATACGATAGTATCTATTAAATTTCCTTTAGAGTATCCTGCATTGAAGAAGTTTTCCACAACATTCTGATCAGCTCTTCCTCTATTTTCAGTAACGTTTTTAGCTAGTTTAGCTAAAGCGTCTAATTTATTGTCAAAAGAAGCTTTTCCTTCTCTTAATTCTAGTATTTGTTGATCGTCAAATCCATTCATCTTTCCAATAGCAGTATGGGCAGATAAACAGTATATACAGTTGTTAACTTGGCTTACTGCTAAGTTTACAACTTCTTTTTCTTTTGCAGAAAGAGAAGTTTTTGCATTGGCAAAATTAAGGTAGTTTTCTAAGGCCGTGTTACTGTGTGCATAGGTAGCATATAAATTAGGAACAAACCCTAGTGCTTTATTTAAATTGTCAAAAATAGCTTGATTGTTTTCTGATACTTCTTCTCTAGTAGGAACATTAAATGTGCTCATAATATTAATATTTTAATTAATTAAATTGTTGTTATAATTTGATGGTACAAAGATGCAACATCAATAGGCACAAGGGAATGGTAGTTTTTCCCTATGAAATGTCAATTATTCCTATGGATAAAAAAAACTCCGATTTTTCGGAGTTTTTTGTTTTTATAATCAAATTGCAAAAAGAAGCTGAAAGTTTATGAGGATTTAAAAGAAGGAAACATCTTTTCTTTTTATCCATAATAGTATTGCGCTTAGTATAAATGTGATAATGGCTGTAAAGAAAAGAAGACCACCGTCATTGTTTATTTCAATCCCCAGCTTAGTCAAATGTATGAGAATTGCCCCACCGATTATTCCCAGAGATAAAGTTGCTCCGATCCATACAGTCTTAGGGATAAGTAATAAGATCCCGGCAATAAGCTCAGCAATTCCAGTGGCAATTCTACCGTATGGTTCTAAACCTACCTTAGAAAAAATATATACACTATCGGGGTGTCCTGTGAATTTAAATCGTAAGGTTTGGATAAGGGTAACTGCTACTATAATTCTTAATACTAATGGAAAGATCTTTTTAGTGCTACTCATTTTTTGTTTGTTATAGTTTTTAGATTAGTTAGGCATAAAACATTATGAGTTAAGTACTAGTTAATAGATACTTTGGGGAATTTGTTTGTTTTTATTCAATAAAAAAAACATGAAGTATTGTTATTCAGTGCTTTGAATAAAAACAACGAATTCCAATTCTTATAATTGTTGGTTTTTACGAGTAAAAAACAGGATTAAAATATTAAATTTTTGATAAAAAAAGAAAGACTATGTTAATTCTTTTCCAAATAATCGACAAAAGTGTCAATTTGTTCATTAGGTATTCTCTTTTTGTCTTTGTTGAAATTTTTTCTGAATTCTGAAGGAGAAAGAGAAGTTCTCTTTTTAAACATTCTACTTAGGTGAGAAGGATCATCAAACCCAATTTCATAAGCGATCTCTTTAGTGGGTTTGTCAGAGTAAATGAGTAATCTTTTGGCTTCTAGTATGATGCGGTCATGAATGATCTGCAAAGGACTCTTTTTGTATTTAGCAAATGTATTCGAAAGTGTTTTAGGAGATTTGAATAGCTTTTTTGCATAAAAAGAGACAGAATGTTCCTTTCTGAAATGAGAGTTAACCAGAACATTAAATTCACGGATCATATTTAATTGTCCGTCAAACATATGTTTAAAATTACTTTGTTGCTTTATAAGTCTGGTAGTTGTAATGATAAAACGAGCCATAAGAATACGGAGCATTTCAGCTTGTATGTTGTCAACAGTATCAAGCTCGTCAAGAAATACCTGATGTAATAATTGTAATTTATGATGTTCTTCTTTAGATAATTCTATAATGGGACTGGTCGCATTTCCATAGAAAAGAATCCCCATACAGCTAACCTCTTCATCATGATCTTTAATACAATAAAACTCTCTGTTGAATTGATATACAATAGCATTTTGACCTCCTATAAACCTAAAAAAAATAGTAGGAGTCAAAACTGCAATACTATTTTTTTTGAGTGTGGTGGCAACTCCATCTATTTCTATTTCAATAGGAGTGTCAGTTGCCCAAATAAAAGTGAAGAGTCCTATCTGCTCGGATAGGCTGTATGTTTGTAATAATTCTTCATTTGCTATTTTGAAAATAGCATTTGTAGAAAATTCATTGAATTGCTTAATCATGATTATTTTGTCGGGGAAGAGGTGTTATCATTACATTGAAATTGAATTTTTACGTATTTTTTTTATAACTATCTGTTAGTTAGTGTTTAATGGGGTAAAATTAAAAGTTTTTTCTATGAAGATAACATGTGTTTCATTGATTTTAATCATTACTACGGGATAAAAGTAACAGAAGGATAATTAATTAATAATTGTTATTTTTACAGAAGGTTTTAATGTTTGTAATTGTTCTTTTTCTTAAGGCTAATCCACCGAAAACATTAGAACTCGAATCAATATCTTTTTACGGTTCTAAAATTTTATCGGTAGGATTGAATAGTAAAGAAATTTATGCAAGCAAAAAATATCGCCATTGTTGGTAGTGGATTAGTAGGATCCTTATTAGCAATATATCTAAGAAAAAGAAATCATTCAGTTACTGTATTTGATAGGCGTCCTGATATTAGAAAAGTGGAATTTAGTGGACGTTCCATTAATTTGGCAATGTCAGTTAGAGGATGGAAAGCGTTAGAAAAGGTAGCTATTGCAGATGAAATAAAAAAGATTGCGATCCCAATGCATAAGAGAGCTATGCATGTCAATGGCAAACCTGAGTATCATCAATATTATGGAGATGAAGGGGAGGCTATTTACTCTATTTCTAGAGGGGTGCTTAATCGGGAAATGATTACGTTAGCAGAGAAAGCTGGAGTTGTTTTTAGATTTGAAGAAAAAGTCTGGGATGTCAATCTTCCAGAGGCAAAAATATATACAGGAGAAACAGAAAAAGGGGCCTGGAAAGAATATCAATATGATATGATTTTTGGATGTGATGGTGCCTTCTCCAGAGTACGTCATAAGATGCAAAGGAGATCAAGATTTGATTATTCTCAGGATTTTTTAGATGCGGGATATAAAGAATTAGAAATTCCGGCAAATCCAGATGGAACGCATCGATTGGATAAAAATTCATTGCATATATGGCCTAGAGGAAAATTTATGTTGATTGCATTACCTAATTTAGATGGAAGTTTTACATGTACATTGTTTATGCCTCATGAAGGAGAAAACTCCTTTGAAACATTGACAGATGATCAGAAGGTACTGAATTTTTGGAAAAAGAATTTCCCAGATGCAATTCCTTTAATGCCGACTTTGCTAGAAGATTTTAATAAAAATCCTACCAGTGCTTTGGTAACGATGAGATGCTATCCTTGGACTTATTGGGATAAAATTGCTCTGGTAGGGGATTCAGCACATGCGATCGTACCATTTTATGGACAGGGAATGAATGCAGGTTTTGAAGATATTTCTGTATTGGACGATATTATTTCCAAAGCAGAAAATGATGATTGGCAAGCTATTTTTGAAACCTATCAGGAGTCAAGAAAAAAGAATACAGATGCTATTGCAGAGTTGTCTTATAGAAACTTTATGGAAATGAGTAGTAAGACCGCAGATCCTGATTTCTTGCTTAGAAAACAAATAGAAAAACATTTCTCGGATAAATATCCAGATAAGTGGGAACCCTTATATTCTAATGTTACATTTAGTCATATGCCTTATGCAAAAGCATTAGAACTCGGAGATATTCAGTCTGAGATTATGGATGAAATCATGAAAGAAGCGAATATAAAGAACCGTTGGGATACAGTTGAGATAGAGCACAAAATTTTAGAGCTTCTAGCAGAAAGAGGTTAACCGATAAGCTTTTTGATCCAGGCTAGTTTTTGAGAAGTGTAAGGAGCATATTTTAGGTTTAGTTCGAAAAGGAATGTCTTGTGTAAGACACTTTTATAATGAGAAAATGCTTTAAATCCATATTCGCCGTGATAGCTTCCGATACCACTACTTCCGACTCCGCCAAAAGGAAGATTGTCTTCTATAAAATGAACCAAAGCATCGTTGATAGCACCTCCGCCAAATGATATTTCACGAAGAACTTGCTGTCGCATGTTTTTGTTTTTGGTAAAAATATAACAAGACAAAGGTTTATCCATTGTTTTTATTTTGTCTAGTACAGGAGTTAATTTTTCATAAGAAATCACAGGTAAAATAGGACCGAAAATTTCTTCTTGCATGACGAGATCATCAAAAGAAACATTGCTCATGATTGTAGGTTCTATAATTCTATTTTCTTTATCAAATTTTCCTCCCAGATATATTTTTGATTGGTCGATCATGGTAATCAGACGATCCAGATTATTTTCGTTGATAATCTGAGTATAATTTTTGTTATCGATACTGTAGGAAGCTTTCTCAATATGTTTTTTTAAAGCAGCCAGTAGGGCAGCTTCCATTTTTTTCTCTACCAGGATATAATCGGGGGCAATACAGGTCTGTCCTGCATTTAGGAATTTAGCCCATACAATACGTTTTGCGGTCATATCAATATCAACTCCGGCAGTGACAATTGCGGGACTTTTTCCTCCGAGTTCCAAAATAACAGGGGTTAATTGTTTTGCAGCAGCTTCATAAATAATTTTCCCAACTTTGGTACTCCCTGTAAAAAAGATAGTATCGAATTTGACCTTAAGCAGTTCAGTAGTGTTTCGTACGCCTCCTTCTATTACTTTAAAATAAGAAGGAGGAAAGCTTTGAGTGATTATTTTTGCCAATGCAGCAGATGCATTGGCTGCAATTTCACTAGGTTTTAATACGATGGTGCAACCAGCAGATATTGCTGCAACAACAGGGGATAAGGATAATTGATAAGGATAATTCCATGCACCAATAACCAATGCTACTCCCTTCGGTTCAGGAAGAATGTAACTTCTTCCGGGAAGATTTGTTAACCCTGTAGAGACACGTTTCTTTCTGGCCCATTTCTTTATTTTTATCAATGCCAGATCAATATCGTGATAGATAATAGCCAATTCGGTTACGTAAGTTTCGTAATCAGATTTTTTAAAATCTTTATAAATGGCTTTATAAAGTAAAGATTCGTTTGTCTTAATCGCATTTTTCAATATTTTTAATTGCTGTATTCTAAAAGAAATATCTTTTGTAGCATTCGTATTGAAAAATTGACGTTGCGAATCTATAATATTTTGATATGGCATATGAGTAACAACAGGTTTAGGTAGTTTGAGGCATGCTTATTTCTGTGTTCTGTTTCTTCTCCAGGGCTAATTGTTTTTGCATTTGTTTTACCGTTAGTGTACTTCCATCATGACTCCATCCTGGAGGACCAAAAATATACATAAATTTATGATACCAATTTTTAGACTTTTTAGTGTCATTCCAAATATCTTTATACTCATGTGTGAGAATTACCCATGGGTTATATGAGTTTGGTGGGTGTGTAACACCGTATTGTACTTCAATGGTGTCATCTAATTCTTTCCAGGTGCCAAATATTTTGTCAAATATATTGAGAAACCCTCCGTGATTCTTATCCATATACTCTATGTTTTTGGCATGGTGTACCTGATGCATAGTGTGGGTGTTAAATATTTTATCGATAAATCCTAGTTTAGGGATATAGACAGAGTGAAGTTGGAATTGCCATAAGGCTTCTATACCTAAACATACCACAAGCATTTCCGGGGGGAATCCAATGGCAGGAATCCACATGTAGAATAAAGGTTTGTATAAGATGGTAAACCACCCATTGCGTACTGCTGTTCCCAAGTTAAAGTTATCAGAAGAGTGATGTACAATATGTGCAGCCCATAGGAACCGAACCATGTGATTCTGACGGTGAAACCAATAATAGGTAAAATCATCCAGTAACTGGCATATGATCCAAACATACCAGGCATAGCTAAAAGATTCCCATCCCATTATATTTGTTCGTACTCCATCTACCAGAGGATTGAAAACCTCATAAACATAATTAAATATTACAATAGCAGAAATCGTTTTGATTAAAGGAGCAATAATAGCAGAGCCTATTCCCATAGTCAAGCTAGAAGCCAAGTCTTTCCATTCATATAGGTTTTTATCTCCATGAGTTTTGCTGTAGGTAAGCTCAACTAGAATGAGTCCCAAAAAACAAGGAACACCATATACGAGGGGGTTCGTAAAATCCATCTTTTTTTGTTTTTGTTGTATTTTTTGGAATATAGGGAGAATTTTATAAAAGAAAAGGAGAAATGGTAAGGAATCATAAAAAATACTTATAAATAAGTATGATTTTTGCCTGATGGGTGGAATTTAACTGTTCTGAGATTCATTTCAGAATTAGATTTTATTGCTAAAAAGATCTTGCTGTTTGTATCAATACAGGATATTATAACGACGCTATTTTCTAAGACCAGAAAATAGCGTCATAAGTTTTAATAAGAGCTCGTTAGGGTTATTTTAGAGACCCTCCTAATGCTTCGAAAGCATTAAGTACATTTTTAATTGCTTTTTTTTCTGCCAGGCTGATTGTTCTTTCTTTGGTAGTTGTTTTGCCAATCAGCTGTAGTTTAGCAGATTTACTTTCAGCAACTTGTTTGATCATTTCGAAATCTTTTTCTTTTAATACCCTGTCAAACCATTCTCTCATACCTCCTTCTGTTTCGCTGGCTTTGAATTCTCCAGGATTCTCTTCTTCTATTGTGTATGTTTTGCCATCAGCAGTGATAACAATTTGTTTAATGAAAAGCCATTCTTCTTTAGAAA contains:
- a CDS encoding NAD(P)/FAD-dependent oxidoreductase, whose translation is MQAKNIAIVGSGLVGSLLAIYLRKRNHSVTVFDRRPDIRKVEFSGRSINLAMSVRGWKALEKVAIADEIKKIAIPMHKRAMHVNGKPEYHQYYGDEGEAIYSISRGVLNREMITLAEKAGVVFRFEEKVWDVNLPEAKIYTGETEKGAWKEYQYDMIFGCDGAFSRVRHKMQRRSRFDYSQDFLDAGYKELEIPANPDGTHRLDKNSLHIWPRGKFMLIALPNLDGSFTCTLFMPHEGENSFETLTDDQKVLNFWKKNFPDAIPLMPTLLEDFNKNPTSALVTMRCYPWTYWDKIALVGDSAHAIVPFYGQGMNAGFEDISVLDDIISKAENDDWQAIFETYQESRKKNTDAIAELSYRNFMEMSSKTADPDFLLRKQIEKHFSDKYPDKWEPLYSNVTFSHMPYAKALELGDIQSEIMDEIMKEANIKNRWDTVEIEHKILELLAERG
- a CDS encoding sterol desaturase family protein; the encoded protein is MDFTNPLVYGVPCFLGLILVELTYSKTHGDKNLYEWKDLASSLTMGIGSAIIAPLIKTISAIVIFNYVYEVFNPLVDGVRTNIMGWESFSYAWYVWIICQLLDDFTYYWFHRQNHMVRFLWAAHIVHHSSDNFNLGTAVRNGWFTILYKPLFYMWIPAIGFPPEMLVVCLGIEALWQFQLHSVYIPKLGFIDKIFNTHTMHQVHHAKNIEYMDKNHGGFLNIFDKIFGTWKELDDTIEVQYGVTHPPNSYNPWVILTHEYKDIWNDTKKSKNWYHKFMYIFGPPGWSHDGSTLTVKQMQKQLALEKKQNTEISMPQTT
- a CDS encoding DoxX family membrane protein, with product MSSTKKIFPLVLRIIVAVTLIQTLRFKFTGHPDSVYIFSKVGLEPYGRIATGIAELIAGILLLIPKTVWIGATLSLGIIGGAILIHLTKLGIEINNDGGLLFFTAIITFILSAILLWIKRKDVSFF
- a CDS encoding aldehyde dehydrogenase family protein — encoded protein: MPYQNIIDSQRQFFNTNATKDISFRIQQLKILKNAIKTNESLLYKAIYKDFKKSDYETYVTELAIIYHDIDLALIKIKKWARKKRVSTGLTNLPGRSYILPEPKGVALVIGAWNYPYQLSLSPVVAAISAGCTIVLKPSEIAANASAALAKIITQSFPPSYFKVIEGGVRNTTELLKVKFDTIFFTGSTKVGKIIYEAAAKQLTPVILELGGKSPAIVTAGVDIDMTAKRIVWAKFLNAGQTCIAPDYILVEKKMEAALLAALKKHIEKASYSIDNKNYTQIINENNLDRLITMIDQSKIYLGGKFDKENRIIEPTIMSNVSFDDLVMQEEIFGPILPVISYEKLTPVLDKIKTMDKPLSCYIFTKNKNMRQQVLREISFGGGAINDALVHFIEDNLPFGGVGSSGIGSYHGEYGFKAFSHYKSVLHKTFLFELNLKYAPYTSQKLAWIKKLIG
- a CDS encoding AraC family transcriptional regulator codes for the protein MIKQFNEFSTNAIFKIANEELLQTYSLSEQIGLFTFIWATDTPIEIEIDGVATTLKKNSIAVLTPTIFFRFIGGQNAIVYQFNREFYCIKDHDEEVSCMGILFYGNATSPIIELSKEEHHKLQLLHQVFLDELDTVDNIQAEMLRILMARFIITTTRLIKQQSNFKHMFDGQLNMIREFNVLVNSHFRKEHSVSFYAKKLFKSPKTLSNTFAKYKKSPLQIIHDRIILEAKRLLIYSDKPTKEIAYEIGFDDPSHLSRMFKKRTSLSPSEFRKNFNKDKKRIPNEQIDTFVDYLEKN
- a CDS encoding cupredoxin domain-containing protein codes for the protein MKKIITLFTFVLAITFTASAQDVKTVTLEQTKGEFTQKQLTLSEGEYIFNIANHNAGTDVGFVLIPEGADASNPKNHIKEAYVKKVVTEGTTGSTKKVSLKKGTYSYFCPLNKTPQYTLIVE
- a CDS encoding carboxymuconolactone decarboxylase family protein — its product is MSTFNVPTREEVSENNQAIFDNLNKALGFVPNLYATYAHSNTALENYLNFANAKTSLSAKEKEVVNLAVSQVNNCIYCLSAHTAIGKMNGFDDQQILELREGKASFDNKLDALAKLAKNVTENRGRADQNVVENFFNAGYSKGNLIDTIVLVGDKTISNYIHSTTQVPVDFPLAQPLETV